In Thermocrinis sp., the following proteins share a genomic window:
- a CDS encoding sulfite exporter TauE/SafE family protein, protein MESYIVAFLASLLAGFINAIAGGGTLITFPALIWVGVEPVSANITNTVALWLGPLAGAFSYRQIIKENFPTLVIFLIPSTLGAILGAFLLMNTPSDTFRKAIPFLIGFATLLLALSDFILRMLKNLGVRSSSFIASILQFVTAVYGSYFGAGIGIMMTASILLSGVANIQVAIGLKNFLGFLINLLGAFIFLFSGKVMYDFVLVMMGGFVVGGYLGALTAQKLNNKVVKLFIIFWGFFLSFAFFLKEFYPIR, encoded by the coding sequence ATGGAAAGTTACATTGTAGCCTTTTTAGCCTCTCTTTTGGCAGGTTTTATAAACGCCATTGCGGGTGGTGGGACCCTTATAACTTTTCCAGCTTTGATTTGGGTTGGTGTGGAACCAGTTTCTGCAAACATCACCAACACGGTAGCCTTGTGGTTAGGTCCCTTAGCGGGAGCTTTCAGCTACAGACAAATCATAAAAGAAAACTTTCCAACGCTTGTTATTTTTTTGATACCTTCTACTCTTGGAGCGATCTTGGGGGCTTTTCTACTTATGAACACCCCTTCAGATACTTTTCGGAAAGCCATCCCCTTCCTTATAGGTTTTGCCACCCTTTTGCTTGCTTTAAGCGATTTCATATTGAGAATGCTGAAGAACTTGGGAGTGCGTAGTAGTTCTTTTATAGCTTCTATTCTGCAGTTTGTCACTGCTGTATATGGAAGCTACTTTGGCGCTGGTATAGGTATTATGATGACGGCTTCAATTTTGCTCTCTGGAGTAGCAAACATACAAGTAGCCATAGGACTAAAGAACTTTCTTGGTTTTTTGATAAATCTTTTAGGTGCGTTTATATTCCTCTTCAGTGGTAAAGTTATGTATGATTTTGTTTTGGTGATGATGGGTGGCTTTGTTGTAGGTGGGTACTTGGGAGCACTCACGGCCCAGAAGCTAAACAATAAAGTTGTAAAGCTGTTTATCATCTTCTGGGGTTTTTTCCTAAGTTTTGCCTTCTTTCTCAAAGAGTTTTATCCAATTCGCTAA
- the cas6 gene encoding CRISPR system precrRNA processing endoribonuclease RAMP protein Cas6 gives SSQPTVWDKDKPLEDFFKKGFLLYTGYTISMPVLVELSFRLKETPEVLYPADVHGLFFNLFEESIAQRLHKEAKKPFGIKGFSVKDSTLRLELALLEDGLYPAFIHGYYFPKEGLHIRGIPLSPTKEKGLKEKKAFSYRELLETPPHRRLQMEFVSPTAFNRFKFDYPFPEPYLVFSNLLSRWNAFSEFPLELTEREVLKGLMVYEFEGSTQEFIIDHKLKRIGFVGRVGFLVKDQELAKKVSVLALFANFAGVGIKTTMGMGVVKASLRGAIQRSDLVG, from the coding sequence AGTTCCCAGCCCACTGTGTGGGATAAAGACAAGCCGTTAGAAGATTTTTTCAAGAAAGGCTTTTTACTGTATACTGGATATACTATCTCTATGCCTGTTTTGGTTGAACTCAGCTTTAGGTTAAAGGAAACTCCAGAGGTTTTGTATCCTGCGGACGTTCATGGGCTGTTTTTTAACCTTTTTGAGGAAAGCATAGCACAAAGACTGCACAAAGAAGCTAAAAAGCCCTTTGGCATAAAGGGTTTCTCCGTCAAAGATTCTACTCTCAGGCTTGAGCTTGCCCTTTTGGAGGACGGTCTTTATCCTGCTTTCATTCACGGCTACTACTTTCCCAAAGAGGGCTTACACATAAGGGGTATTCCCCTTAGTCCCACAAAGGAAAAAGGCTTAAAAGAAAAGAAAGCTTTTAGCTATCGGGAGCTTTTGGAAACACCGCCCCACAGAAGGCTACAGATGGAATTTGTTAGTCCCACCGCCTTTAACAGGTTCAAGTTTGATTATCCATTCCCCGAGCCCTATCTCGTTTTTTCTAATCTTTTGAGTCGGTGGAATGCCTTTTCGGAGTTTCCTTTGGAGCTTACAGAGAGGGAGGTCCTAAAGGGTTTGATGGTTTATGAGTTTGAGGGCTCCACCCAAGAGTTTATCATAGACCACAAGCTAAAAAGGATAGGATTTGTGGGAAGGGTGGGATTTCTTGTAAAGGATCAAGAATTAGCAAAAAAGGTTTCCGTTCTGGCTCTTTTTGCCAACTTTGCGGGTGTGGGCATAAAAACCACAATGGGAATGGGAGTGGTCAAAGCCTCTCTAAGAGGAGCCATCCAAAGGTCAGACCTTGTTGGTTGA
- the cas10 gene encoding type III-A CRISPR-associated protein Cas10/Csm1 produces the protein MEKLEIRIWLAMGGLLHDIGKLIDRAGEERVEEEEKKKFKYAHAVYSYKFLEELLERKGVSQEVKELILSGAYHHNPERNNLYHLAQQIADHCASSERSRREEQSVDQTAQRREEKRLKSIFGLVDLECAKTYLDGEKHEYELEPLKLEKEVMFPKDASQIGTYGVQKYQNLLQALKTHLSNLDFKDPQKTLTKLYYLLYKYLWCVPASTYDKERGTNHFADISLFDHLRVASALVSSLWTDYNKERLNGGLNAVEFLLVEGDITGIQRFLYQLSNINGVGKRLRGRSFFLSVLPTILGRFFLKKLEYPMVNLLYAGGGKFQLIIGYEEGIEEKLEELQKKVDEVLVREFGGHLGVVLGWLRLKGRELGVGILGEKIQELYEEVGRKKFQKFSTILENFDRLANPFGPDNYEVCPSCQTNLKPESKEFCNWCEIFQEVGGKIPRAEYLVFSPEVGDIYLEGIGGVSVYSKNQVAYTLPEDTLLLLNSTDFEGKADGFFFLANTVPLEEDGRVKDFNELVEEEEEGYKLLAFVKMDVDNLGLIFSQGLKEDYSLSRVATLSRSLDLFFSGYINTLLNKEEFQNKVYVVYSGGDDLFLCAPWETALEVAKELEQDFSAYTCYNPCFTLSAGVFFQRPNYPIRFGADGAEEEKEYAKFQKNRISLWKQPLEWKEFSKALEELEGFMKNFDAKNHRTLLYRIYTLLKAHKRNDGISMRFYPIFYYQLYRNVKEEKEQKALESLILDPSNNYNIKDYAELILKLVLMKTRGVSEKAKNGYYINSIGG, from the coding sequence ATGGAAAAGTTAGAGATTAGGATTTGGCTTGCAATGGGAGGGTTGCTTCACGACATAGGAAAGCTCATAGATAGGGCTGGAGAAGAAAGGGTTGAAGAAGAAGAAAAGAAAAAGTTCAAATATGCACATGCGGTGTATTCTTATAAGTTTTTAGAGGAGCTTTTGGAAAGGAAGGGAGTAAGCCAAGAGGTAAAAGAGCTTATCCTTTCTGGTGCTTACCATCACAATCCAGAGCGCAATAACCTATACCACTTAGCCCAACAAATTGCAGACCACTGTGCCAGCAGTGAAAGGAGTAGAAGAGAAGAACAAAGCGTGGATCAAACTGCCCAAAGAAGAGAGGAAAAAAGACTAAAGAGTATTTTCGGCTTGGTAGATTTAGAATGTGCCAAAACTTACTTAGATGGAGAAAAGCACGAATACGAGTTGGAGCCTTTGAAGTTGGAAAAAGAGGTTATGTTTCCAAAGGATGCCAGTCAAATTGGGACCTATGGAGTGCAAAAATATCAAAACTTACTCCAAGCTCTGAAAACACACCTAAGCAACCTTGACTTTAAGGACCCACAAAAGACACTTACAAAGCTCTATTATTTACTTTACAAATACCTTTGGTGTGTGCCCGCATCCACCTACGACAAAGAGAGGGGAACCAATCACTTTGCGGATATATCCCTCTTTGACCACCTGAGGGTAGCCAGCGCCTTGGTAAGTAGCCTTTGGACCGATTACAACAAAGAGAGACTTAACGGTGGGCTAAATGCGGTGGAGTTTTTGCTCGTGGAGGGGGATATAACAGGCATTCAAAGGTTTTTATACCAGCTTTCTAACATAAATGGAGTTGGGAAAAGGCTCAGAGGAAGAAGTTTCTTTCTTTCCGTTCTTCCTACAATCCTTGGCAGGTTCTTTTTGAAGAAGCTTGAATATCCTATGGTAAATCTCCTTTATGCGGGCGGTGGAAAGTTCCAGCTTATAATCGGCTACGAAGAGGGTATAGAGGAAAAACTTGAAGAGCTCCAAAAGAAAGTGGATGAGGTTTTGGTCAGAGAGTTTGGAGGACACTTGGGGGTTGTCTTGGGCTGGCTAAGGTTAAAGGGAAGGGAGTTAGGAGTGGGCATACTGGGAGAGAAAATACAGGAGCTTTACGAGGAGGTAGGACGCAAGAAATTCCAAAAGTTCTCCACCATACTGGAAAACTTTGACCGATTGGCTAATCCCTTTGGACCCGATAACTACGAAGTGTGCCCCTCTTGTCAAACCAACCTAAAGCCAGAGAGCAAAGAATTTTGTAATTGGTGCGAGATTTTCCAAGAAGTGGGAGGGAAAATTCCAAGGGCGGAGTATTTGGTCTTTTCCCCCGAGGTGGGAGACATCTACCTTGAGGGCATAGGGGGTGTTAGCGTTTATTCTAAAAATCAAGTCGCTTACACTCTACCAGAGGATACCTTGTTATTGCTAAACTCCACAGACTTTGAGGGCAAGGCGGACGGCTTTTTCTTTTTGGCAAACACAGTTCCTTTGGAAGAAGACGGCAGGGTTAAGGACTTTAACGAGCTTGTGGAAGAAGAGGAAGAAGGCTACAAACTGTTGGCTTTTGTCAAGATGGACGTGGATAACTTGGGGCTCATATTCTCCCAGGGCTTAAAAGAGGACTATTCCCTCTCACGGGTGGCAACCCTTAGCAGGAGCTTGGATCTTTTCTTTTCTGGATACATAAACACCTTGTTGAATAAAGAAGAATTTCAAAACAAGGTTTATGTGGTCTATTCAGGAGGGGACGATTTATTTTTGTGCGCACCTTGGGAAACTGCATTGGAAGTAGCAAAAGAACTTGAACAAGACTTTAGCGCCTACACCTGCTATAATCCGTGCTTTACCCTTTCTGCGGGCGTATTTTTCCAAAGACCTAACTATCCCATAAGGTTTGGTGCAGACGGAGCAGAAGAAGAAAAAGAATACGCCAAATTTCAAAAGAACCGCATAAGCCTTTGGAAACAACCCTTAGAGTGGAAAGAATTCTCAAAAGCCTTAGAAGAACTGGAAGGATTTATGAAAAACTTTGACGCCAAAAACCACAGAACACTCCTTTACAGGATCTATACCCTCTTGAAAGCACACAAAAGGAACGACGGAATAAGCATGAGGTTTTATCCCATATTCTACTATCAGCTTTACAGAAACGTAAAAGAAGAAAAAGAACAAAAGGCGCTTGAAAGTCTAATACTTGACCCAAGCAACAACTACAACATAAAAGACTATGCAGAGCTTATCTTAAAGCTTGTTTTGATGAAAACAAGAGGAGTGTCAGAAAAGGCAAAAAATGGCTATTATATAAATAGCATAGGAGGGTGA
- a CDS encoding 7-cyano-7-deazaguanine synthase → MVVLFSGGVESSCLLYLYLSKGWIVYPAYVITGNFWERFEYRKASYLWSYAKKTYPRLMPIRSIVLKASQPKYKLIKTEEQLFIPLRNLTLLTAVGNYAISKSAYHIGIGSLGLYPFPDNNFNYIKEVQALMSIGANVSLTVDVPLIGMKKSEVVKRFKDLIPFHLTFSCINPVVRKGKVFHCGRCIKCIERQEAFSELDKTL, encoded by the coding sequence GTGGTTGTTCTTTTCAGCGGAGGTGTAGAAAGCTCTTGTCTGCTTTATCTTTATCTTTCAAAGGGTTGGATAGTATATCCAGCATACGTAATAACTGGGAACTTCTGGGAAAGGTTTGAGTACAGAAAGGCTTCTTACCTGTGGAGCTATGCAAAGAAAACCTATCCAAGGCTCATGCCCATAAGGTCCATAGTTCTAAAGGCTTCACAACCTAAGTATAAGCTTATAAAGACAGAGGAACAGCTGTTTATCCCCCTCAGAAACCTCACCCTTTTGACCGCAGTAGGTAATTATGCAATATCAAAGAGCGCCTACCATATAGGAATAGGTAGCTTAGGGCTTTATCCCTTCCCTGATAACAACTTCAATTACATAAAAGAGGTTCAAGCTTTGATGTCCATAGGTGCAAACGTATCGTTAACTGTAGATGTGCCACTAATTGGCATGAAAAAGTCAGAAGTAGTAAAAAGATTTAAGGATTTGATTCCCTTTCACCTTACCTTTTCCTGCATAAATCCGGTCGTCCGTAAAGGAAAAGTTTTCCACTGTGGCAGATGTATAAAGTGCATAGAAAGACAAGAAGCTTTTAGCGAATTGGATAAAACTCTTTGA
- the csm5 gene encoding type III-A CRISPR-associated RAMP protein Csm5 translates to MKVKVRTLSPIHIGNGEKISGLEFLVDGGRLKVFRFDRILSAIESIPNQQRRINAYLWFKNQGDLRLSTFLKNFNLNLEPDYELEINGNLNHFQVEEFIKTLGGPYVPGSELKGSIRHLIACAWFMDNPDYVKLKVEKLLEEKKAKNYKEINNAEKELERLVFYPKEEEEKKEEKEKKEEKEKNAQFDLMKTVSIPDSQPLPYEYLRVEVPRLEGSKKSLFPCEALKENIEFEMEINLNKNAYNGLKKQEKLPKIGQHFADENTFWNFLRECSQKFYSKLLDEEVNFFKNRQPNTAKHLESLKGYLNGNRVLLRLGKHEGILSTTLLLIVKEKDRDLFDRFFRETQPNARPQTNKTRRINQQGLTFGWLLLERL, encoded by the coding sequence ATGAAGGTAAAAGTTAGAACCCTCTCTCCCATTCACATAGGCAACGGGGAGAAGATCTCAGGGCTTGAGTTTTTGGTGGATGGAGGAAGGCTTAAGGTCTTTAGGTTTGACCGTATTCTTTCAGCCATTGAAAGTATCCCAAACCAACAGCGTAGGATCAATGCCTATCTTTGGTTTAAAAACCAAGGGGATCTTAGACTTTCCACCTTTTTGAAAAATTTCAATCTTAATTTAGAGCCAGACTACGAGCTTGAGATTAACGGAAATCTCAATCACTTTCAGGTGGAGGAGTTTATAAAAACCTTGGGAGGTCCTTATGTCCCCGGTAGCGAGCTAAAGGGCTCCATAAGACATCTAATAGCTTGCGCTTGGTTTATGGATAATCCGGATTACGTAAAACTCAAGGTGGAGAAACTTTTGGAAGAAAAAAAGGCGAAAAATTATAAAGAGATAAACAATGCGGAGAAAGAATTAGAAAGGCTTGTTTTTTATCCGAAAGAAGAAGAAGAAAAAAAAGAAGAAAAAGAAAAAAAAGAAGAAAAAGAAAAAAACGCTCAGTTTGACCTGATGAAAACAGTCTCCATTCCAGACAGTCAGCCCTTGCCCTATGAGTATTTGAGGGTAGAAGTTCCCAGGTTGGAAGGCTCCAAAAAAAGCCTATTCCCTTGCGAAGCTCTAAAAGAGAACATAGAGTTTGAAATGGAAATAAATCTCAACAAAAACGCATACAATGGATTAAAAAAACAAGAAAAGCTACCAAAAATTGGACAACATTTCGCAGACGAAAATACTTTTTGGAACTTTTTGAGAGAATGCTCACAAAAATTCTACTCAAAACTCTTGGACGAGGAGGTTAATTTTTTTAAAAATCGCCAACCAAACACTGCAAAGCACTTAGAAAGCCTGAAAGGGTATCTTAATGGCAATAGGGTTTTGCTAAGGTTAGGAAAGCACGAGGGAATTTTGAGCACAACTCTTTTATTGATTGTGAAGGAAAAAGACAGAGATCTGTTTGATAGATTTTTCAGAGAAACTCAGCCAAACGCAAGACCACAGACCAACAAAACCAGGAGGATCAACCAACAAGGTCTGACCTTTGGATGGCTCCTCTTAGAGAGGCTTTGA
- a CDS encoding nucleoside deaminase, with protein MEDRWLRACLEEAKKAFKVGDVPVGAIIVKDNKLVSGAYNKVEKLKDPTAHAEMLAIKKALKKLKTKYLYGCTMYVSLEPCPMCAYALILARIDRVVFLAQSEKTGAVMSLYNLLDDVRFNHRVKWEYKPVKEAQALIERFFESKR; from the coding sequence ATGGAAGATAGGTGGTTGAGGGCTTGCTTAGAAGAGGCAAAAAAAGCCTTCAAGGTTGGAGATGTGCCGGTAGGTGCAATTATTGTAAAGGATAACAAGCTTGTATCCGGAGCTTACAACAAAGTTGAAAAGCTAAAGGATCCTACAGCCCATGCGGAAATGTTAGCTATAAAGAAGGCTCTCAAAAAGCTAAAAACAAAATACCTTTATGGTTGCACCATGTACGTTTCTTTGGAACCATGTCCCATGTGTGCCTATGCGCTGATTTTAGCACGTATAGATAGGGTGGTGTTTTTAGCACAAAGCGAAAAAACTGGAGCAGTTATGAGCCTTTACAATCTTTTGGATGACGTGCGATTCAATCACAGAGTTAAGTGGGAGTACAAACCTGTTAAAGAAGCTCAGGCGCTGATTGAAAGATTCTTTGAAAGTAAAAGATGA
- the csm3 gene encoding type III-A CRISPR-associated RAMP protein Csm3, whose amino-acid sequence MFSYKGTVIIKYKLKAITGIRVGGSKENFEIGGLDNPVIKTLGVIENYDGKNNLPEGAPYIPGSSLKGKMRSLLEWAKGRVDRMIKEATNNVKNGNERAEDNAKNEKIVEKAGRACVCGECEICKVFGTGDAKTLDILPLEKLPGPPRLRVFDAYPTWESLEQIQRYLGERVFTEVKTENAINRLTSKANPRKVERVPAGMVFFGEMVFHLFAKQDPELLRVVFEGMRLLEDDYLGGYGSRGSGKVRFENIEVILRPKKYYFGEEEEKPLTQNSTLQEILKDYQKIKQKLDALFNA is encoded by the coding sequence ATGTTTTCTTACAAAGGCACTGTAATAATTAAGTATAAGCTGAAGGCGATTACGGGTATAAGAGTGGGAGGTTCCAAGGAAAACTTTGAAATAGGTGGATTGGACAACCCAGTTATAAAGACCTTGGGTGTGATAGAAAACTACGACGGCAAAAATAACTTACCCGAGGGTGCTCCCTACATACCTGGCTCTTCTTTGAAGGGTAAGATGAGGTCTCTTTTGGAGTGGGCTAAGGGGAGAGTGGATAGGATGATTAAGGAAGCTACAAATAATGTTAAGAATGGGAATGAAAGAGCTGAAGATAATGCTAAGAATGAAAAAATTGTTGAAAAGGCAGGAAGGGCTTGCGTTTGTGGAGAGTGTGAGATTTGCAAAGTCTTTGGCACAGGTGATGCAAAGACTTTAGATATTTTGCCATTGGAAAAGCTTCCCGGACCTCCAAGGCTTAGAGTTTTTGATGCTTATCCTACCTGGGAGAGTCTTGAACAAATTCAAAGATACTTAGGTGAAAGAGTATTCACAGAGGTAAAAACAGAAAACGCCATAAACAGGCTCACCTCCAAAGCAAACCCGAGGAAGGTGGAAAGGGTGCCCGCAGGTATGGTCTTTTTTGGGGAGATGGTTTTTCATCTGTTTGCAAAGCAAGACCCTGAGCTTTTGAGAGTGGTCTTTGAGGGTATGAGGCTTTTGGAGGATGACTACCTTGGGGGATATGGCTCAAGGGGTTCTGGAAAGGTAAGGTTTGAAAACATAGAGGTAATCCTCAGACCAAAGAAGTACTACTTTGGAGAAGAGGAAGAAAAACCACTAACTCAAAATTCCACCCTGCAGGAAATACTTAAAGATTACCAAAAAATAAAGCAAAAACTGGATGCTCTTTTCAATGCTTAA
- a CDS encoding DUF454 family protein — translation MRWVYRSFGWFFVILAFIGLFLPLLPTVPLLLLAMFFMLRSSKRDIVRIKKVPFVGKRIYPHIKRWARWNIRSQSSSI, via the coding sequence ATGAGGTGGGTTTATAGGTCTTTTGGGTGGTTTTTCGTTATCCTTGCCTTCATTGGGCTCTTTCTTCCCTTACTTCCCACTGTCCCACTGCTCTTGCTTGCCATGTTTTTTATGCTTAGGTCTTCAAAAAGAGATATAGTTAGAATAAAGAAAGTGCCTTTTGTGGGCAAAAGGATCTATCCTCACATAAAAAGGTGGGCAAGATGGAATATACGATCGCAAAGTTCTTCCATCTAA
- the csm2 gene encoding type III-A CRISPR-associated protein Csm2, whose protein sequence is MNRDHQGRQNKPLENLKQELSKIEISQLTEKEIFHPEGYAKRVVEKIDITAVQLRKVFQEFKAIVDGLENGDKIEKAKAKLYKLYAILEYQAKRGVLDENFKEIMFMLFDKVEKSGSKEAFEKVYDLLMAMVAYSKKS, encoded by the coding sequence ATGAATAGGGATCATCAAGGAAGACAAAACAAGCCTTTGGAAAATCTCAAGCAAGAGCTTAGCAAAATAGAAATAAGTCAATTAACTGAAAAGGAAATTTTCCATCCAGAAGGCTATGCCAAAAGGGTGGTGGAAAAAATAGATATTACAGCGGTGCAATTGAGGAAGGTCTTTCAAGAGTTTAAAGCTATAGTGGATGGTTTAGAAAATGGCGACAAAATAGAAAAAGCTAAGGCAAAGTTATACAAGCTTTATGCTATTTTGGAGTATCAGGCAAAAAGGGGGGTGTTGGACGAAAATTTCAAAGAGATTATGTTCATGCTTTTTGATAAGGTAGAAAAGAGTGGGAGCAAGGAGGCTTTTGAGAAGGTTTACGATCTTTTGATGGCTATGGTAGCTTATTCTAAGAAATCCTAA
- a CDS encoding 50S ribosomal protein L11 methyltransferase → MIYKKYIYQMEKEDFYEFLLSYEKGVEIIKEGEQVQFATYEPLLGMEPIEVYQVKAKAPKESFRPIMVGDFLITPPWIKSILINPGSAFGTGLHATTQLCLKSIQKFFQPGWSAVDVGCGSCILSIALKLLGASEVLAIDIDPLAVEECKKNARSNGVDLKVLQATPEELNHRFDFLVANLDIQVFRKSMPSIVNLFNKIGVFSGIYGKAELGEFKQMIKEYPVKVKSTQSKGDWFVVVLQKDFIL, encoded by the coding sequence ATGATATACAAAAAATACATCTACCAGATGGAGAAAGAAGACTTTTATGAGTTTTTGCTAAGCTATGAAAAGGGCGTGGAAATAATTAAAGAAGGAGAACAGGTTCAGTTTGCAACCTACGAGCCACTACTTGGTATGGAACCTATTGAAGTATACCAGGTTAAGGCAAAGGCTCCAAAAGAGAGCTTCAGACCTATAATGGTTGGGGATTTTTTGATCACTCCACCTTGGATAAAGTCCATACTGATAAATCCAGGAAGTGCTTTTGGGACGGGTCTTCATGCCACCACTCAGCTCTGCCTTAAGTCCATACAAAAATTCTTTCAGCCTGGTTGGAGTGCGGTAGACGTGGGATGTGGTTCCTGTATTCTTTCCATAGCATTAAAGCTTTTAGGAGCATCGGAGGTGCTTGCCATAGACATTGATCCATTAGCAGTTGAAGAGTGCAAGAAAAATGCAAGATCAAATGGAGTTGATTTAAAAGTCTTACAGGCTACCCCAGAAGAGCTAAACCACCGCTTTGACTTTTTGGTGGCAAACTTGGACATCCAGGTTTTCAGAAAGTCTATGCCCAGTATAGTTAATCTGTTCAACAAAATTGGAGTGTTTTCTGGTATATACGGAAAAGCTGAGTTAGGAGAATTTAAGCAGATGATAAAAGAGTATCCAGTAAAGGTAAAAAGCACCCAGTCAAAAGGTGATTGGTTCGTTGTAGTTTTGCAAAAGGACTTTATATTATAA
- a CDS encoding DUF1732 domain-containing protein, with product MTGVGKGVLENDNWRAVVFVKTLNSKGLEISIKSNINLYEFELDIRNLVKDYIKRGTVSLIIQLEPKLEKTPLDFQNLVRTFQSFKSLAKELNINLSDDMAFYASLRYAERKEEELMEDMKSLIYNSTLQAIEELLKSREEEGKKLKEDLRGRIEVIRAHLSHILQKKEEILERLKEKVLERAKELGLSESNTTVLNEIVFLLSKMDIEEELTRFRVHLERFESLLELEEEVGKRMDFLLQEMHREINTLGNKMPELSKWTVDIKVEIDRLKQQVANVE from the coding sequence ATGACTGGAGTGGGAAAGGGGGTATTAGAAAATGACAATTGGAGAGCGGTGGTATTCGTCAAAACACTCAATTCAAAAGGACTTGAAATCTCAATAAAATCAAACATAAACCTTTACGAATTTGAACTTGATATAAGAAACCTTGTAAAGGACTACATCAAAAGGGGGACAGTCAGTCTGATAATCCAGTTGGAGCCTAAGTTGGAAAAAACTCCTTTAGATTTTCAGAATTTGGTGAGAACTTTTCAGAGTTTTAAATCTTTAGCCAAGGAACTAAACATAAATCTATCGGATGACATGGCCTTTTATGCATCCTTAAGATACGCTGAGAGGAAAGAGGAAGAGCTAATGGAGGATATGAAATCTCTAATATATAACTCAACCCTTCAGGCTATAGAGGAGTTGCTCAAAAGCAGAGAGGAAGAGGGTAAAAAACTCAAAGAAGATCTAAGGGGGAGAATAGAGGTTATAAGAGCGCACTTATCCCACATTTTGCAAAAAAAAGAAGAGATCTTAGAAAGGCTGAAGGAAAAGGTTTTAGAGAGGGCTAAGGAGCTAGGCCTTTCGGAATCAAACACTACGGTCCTGAACGAAATAGTGTTTTTGCTCTCAAAGATGGACATAGAAGAGGAATTAACTAGGTTTAGAGTTCATCTTGAGAGGTTTGAGAGTCTCTTAGAGTTGGAGGAAGAGGTAGGGAAAAGGATGGACTTTTTGCTGCAGGAAATGCACAGAGAGATAAACACGCTTGGGAACAAGATGCCAGAACTATCTAAGTGGACGGTGGACATAAAGGTTGAAATAGACAGACTAAAGCAGCAGGTAGCAAATGTGGAGTAA
- a CDS encoding dephospho-CoA kinase — MFDWKNYKDKLWTIKKYFENEGLFGPDVEVELLLPDQEGFELQKEIPYLKVHFYIDEQHNRTRIIELFEYYLEKDLTELIKLVQDMIEEFIAESESAEYGGG; from the coding sequence ATGTTTGACTGGAAAAACTACAAGGATAAGCTTTGGACGATAAAGAAATATTTTGAAAACGAAGGACTCTTTGGTCCAGATGTAGAAGTTGAGTTATTATTGCCTGATCAAGAGGGTTTTGAACTGCAGAAAGAAATTCCTTACTTAAAAGTGCATTTTTACATAGATGAACAACATAACAGAACAAGGATAATAGAACTTTTTGAGTACTATCTAGAAAAGGACCTTACAGAGCTCATCAAGCTGGTTCAAGATATGATAGAAGAGTTTATTGCTGAGTCTGAGAGTGCTGAATATGGTGGGGGTTAA
- a CDS encoding DUF429 domain-containing protein has product MKVLGVDLAGSEKRATGVAYLINNKVKCNILYKDQELLELSRAFSHIFIDAPLSIPKGRKDLEDRNGPHLRECDVMLRRRGIKFFPVTLGPMRILTKRAIQLKKVLEGEGKFVYEVFPGAFYDVMGIGRKDKKSILGLYKKMGIYLEDRDYTQDELDAVACLLTGLMFLEGKAEVLKGDDGAIIIPKPVL; this is encoded by the coding sequence ATGAAAGTTTTAGGTGTAGATCTGGCTGGGTCTGAGAAAAGAGCTACGGGCGTAGCCTACCTAATAAACAATAAAGTAAAATGTAATATCCTTTATAAAGACCAAGAGTTGCTGGAGCTTTCAAGGGCCTTTTCCCACATATTTATTGATGCACCCTTGTCTATTCCAAAGGGCAGGAAAGATTTAGAAGACAGAAACGGTCCCCATCTTAGGGAATGCGATGTAATGCTAAGGCGCAGAGGAATAAAGTTCTTCCCTGTAACTTTGGGACCCATGAGGATCTTAACCAAAAGGGCTATTCAGCTTAAGAAGGTCTTAGAGGGTGAGGGAAAGTTTGTTTATGAAGTGTTCCCTGGAGCTTTTTACGACGTCATGGGCATAGGTAGAAAGGATAAGAAGTCCATACTTGGGCTTTACAAAAAGATGGGGATTTATTTAGAGGATAGAGACTACACTCAGGATGAGTTGGATGCTGTAGCCTGTCTTCTTACAGGTTTAATGTTTCTTGAAGGCAAAGCGGAAGTTTTAAAAGGAGACGATGGCGCTATAATAATCCCAAAGCCTGTTCTATGA